The genomic stretch TCTGAGCCGCAGTTATACTGATGTTGCATGAGATGTGAAATTTCTTCTATTTAACGTTCGGATGATGCAAATaaaattagtattttttttaaaaaaaaaacttttctgCTCCCTTCTACTCCGAAATACTTGACGTTCTGGAACCCTACCCAGCAGCCCAATAGGCCCATCAATCCAGTCAATCCCCAACCTCTCTCTCGGCCGACAGTTAGCACGCACATATCCCAGTCGCGCCGCCGCGTTTCGTGGTTATAGCTGCCCGCCTGCCCCCCCGGAGCCTCTGCCTCGCACCGCGCCGTGCGTCTTTGCTGCCTGCGCCGCGGCCGCACGACCGCCCgtgcgcggcgccgccgagctgcCCGCACCCCACGGTGCACGCCACGAGAGTCAGGGGATGTTTGATAcaagatgctaaagtttaggagggtcACCTCGGATGTTCCGACACTaattagggcaagtacattgatgtcgtctaataggcggtctcatgcattgacatgtAATCTTGACACGATTTAACAACCAACCTGTAtaatgggttgtcctataagttgtccgGTAGTgatatataattccttaatttgtgcataagaaaaataaaatattatgagttgcatggcaacaataactcgtacaatggttgttaagttgtctcgtagtcctacaatttagctcatgaggtggttgtttcgcgaagcaacgacctctttctctctcctcgctctctcttctccacatcatcaaaaatcctacatggcactgcatgagacgacctatgagactgctgacgtgtagcaatgtacttgcccttaggaggattaaatctgagctaattataaaactaactgcagaatccctatactaattcgcgagacaaatctattaagtctaattaatccatcattagcaaatggttactgtagcaccacaatgtcaaatcatggactaattaggcttaatagattcgtctcgcgaattagacttcatctatgtaattagttttttaattagactatatttaatacttctaattagtatcaaatattccgatgtgacaggtaaaCGGGAGTGTTATCCATACATCCCCTCAGGCGAAGCTCCCTGGCGTCCCATTCTGGACGACGCCAAGTCGCCGACTAGGCGACGCCTTGGCAACTATGGTCGTGATCGTCTGATCGACATGACCCACCGGCCACGGCACTCCCCATGCGCTGTTGCCAGTGCCCGCCGACGGTCGACAAACGAGGTGGTATTACCATCAGCTCCAGAACAATGGCATgatggccctgtttgtatacgcttttctggaactcgcttatctggcaagcaagcttatctgataagcctgctgcctggagaatctgctgtctgaataagcagggtgtttggcaatcctaattattttgtgtcgattgtctgtcctggttggtaaattgacctgaatgcccctcaACACTTCACCGTTTCCTGTTTGCTCCGCGGCCTCTGCCCCTTTTGTCCCCAGTCCCCATGGCCACCAGGGTGGAGACGTCGCGTGCACAGCAGCAGAGCAGCTGGCAACCGGTGGCGAGAATGACGCTGGGACCGGGGAGCGCATGTGCAGTgcaggcggcaggggcggccggcggcgggggcggagcccAGGCGgcagggcggccggcggcggagggcaagCCCAGGGGCGCCTTGTCGGTTGCAGGAAGGCGGGCGGCGGACTGGAGCCGGCAGTGGTCGTGGGAGtcgcgggaggcggcgccggaggaagGAAGGCGGGCagggacggccggcggcgggcgcaagCCCAGGGGTGGTGCCGGTCggagggtggcgggcggcgggcgcacccggcggcgggcgcgaggagCGGACGGCAGGAGTCGGTGGGGGTATCGGGGGTAAAAATCGCGATGCTTACCCGAGAAGCACCCCCGAGCTCGCTTACTGGATAAGCGGTGCCCCAGTTGTTTTTTGGATTGTGAACTAAGCGGCTTAGGGGGTAAGCGAAAAATAAGCTaggcgtttgggtgggcttatcgcttatttccacagataagcgggaaataagcggatacaaacaggaTCTATTATTAGGTGAGCATCGatctcttctctctttttcttaagAAATGCGTGTATAGAAGGGAAAGCATGCCACCCTGGGATGGTCATCAGTATCCTCAGTTTTGCAGTAATTGATTGATTAAAGTGAGCACAAGTATGTGAGAAAAGCATCTCTTTAATGATTCTTTGCCCTTCATGCAAGAACCGCATAAGATTCGGCTAAGACTACATGCCTTCTCTTCAGCTCCTACAGGAAAGGATCGGATATCAGAGCAAGAGCTACAAACATAACAAGCAAGCATAATGTGCATCAGAGAGGCATAACAAGCAAGCAAAAGGAAGCAACGTATTACCCCATCAACGGCGCCATCGGGGCTTGCTTCATTAAGATCAGCAGTGGTAAACTGATGCAAGCATCCAACCATCCAAGACCTATAATCCTCCACTTGTGGCCCGAAGGTCCTGGGTTCAAACCAGCCTCTTTGCAAAATTTTAGAAGAATTTTGCAAGAGTAAGGTTGATTAGGAATTCCTTCCTCAGACCCCACCTTGTGTGGAAGCTTTCACACTAGGTACGCCTCTTTTTTTATATTGAATTCTATTTTCTGCTTGCGAATTACTCTTCTCAAAACTTGCCATTTTTCTTAGTAGCTGGTATATAACATATAATTTGATTGAGATTTTAATAACCTTAGTATTTCCAGGTACCATTATATTAAGCCATCCATAATGCTGGATTCAATGGTTGAAAATACATTGTATCTAGATTCAATGATTGAAAATACATAGTAGTATTTGGTATCGTATCACAACTGAAATTAGGAGGTAGTAAGCCTACTGCAGGTCAGCAGGTGCTTTTACGGTGTGCTATACTATATTTGACACTACAGTATGGGTAGTATATTTGGATCTCTGCTGCATGTAGTACCAATCTGAGCACCATTGCCTACGAAAATCAGGGAGTTGTGAGGATGAAGAGACAAGAGAGTGTAGATTGCCAGAGTTAGAATAAATGTTTTCTCTTGAAGTTTGGCTGATGGACCCATGGGCGTGgtttcgtttaaaaaaaagaaaccgtGAATGGGATTATATCCTACGATGGCACAATGGAATATAGCAATATGATCAGTGGCAGGCAAAATGGAAATGCAAAAAATCTCATTGGCAGTTTTACAAATGACCTTTTTTAAATAGGTCCATAAATATGTATTATTTAAGGCTGTTTTAATTTCTGAAGTCCAATTCCCTGGAAATGATATGAACTGGGATGGGATTTAGTTGGGTGTTTCCAAACAAAACGTGAAGAAAACAGAGCATGAGAAAACATGTCCTTTTCATCTAGTGTATTGCCCTTAGTCtttggtgctagtatatttttATCTCCTATCTTTGGCTTGCCATGTACTCGTGACCAACTGTATGTTACTGTACACATAGGCAAGAAAGATAAAGATGATGGCTGGATAATATTGTAGTGGCACTAAAGATGTGTGGTATTAATGGTTATTGGCTAAAATAATTGCCTCCTTATTACTTCAATCTTTAAGGAAAAAGGAAGTAAACACGAATAAAATTTGATCTGTCAAATAATACTGAAGCTGAGGGTAATTTGTTTgacaaaaaaattatgttttcaTGTATTATGATTTGTGAAAATCAGTTTCACATGACAAATCAATTATATACAcgtgggtaccatctatttaATTAAAGCACCATATGACTGAAGGGAAATTGACTTCAGTAGTTGTAAATTCACGTGTTCACACAGGCTGTGGTACCTTTATAACTAATCGTAACTTTAATAATTAAGCCTCGAATGTGTATAAATAGCCTACACAAAAATTCATTAACTATCTATTGAATTAATAGTTATAAATTTAGAATAAATCTCTATACTCTTTTCAATTAATAATTCctaaattaaaaattatatGTAGAACTTTTGTACTCACAATTTTTATTGTTATAATGGATGTTCAATTTAATTGTTTTTCTCCATTTCTCTTTAGTTTCTACTATTTATTCTTCGCATCTACAAATATCATCATTTTAGTATCACTTTTAATTTCTTTGACCACACAATACTTACATACACTGCAATGAACAGTGGTAAAGGGCCCTAGGGAATCAAGTACGCAATGCAGAGCATCAAGAAACTCTGGAACGAGTGGGAAATTCAGTTCTTGGTGCTCCTCAGTTTCACATTACAAactttcctcttcttttccgGCAGTCTTCGGCGGCGTAGCAAAAACATGTTACTTAATTTCATAATTTGGACAGCTTATCTGGGTGCAGACTTGGTAGCAGTTTATGCCCTTGGCTTTCTCTCAAGACATGAGGATACAACCACGGGTAGTGGCACCTTAAGAGGGGTTCACCAACTAGCTTTCTTTTGGGCACCTTTCCTTCTCATACATCTTGGTGGACAAGACACTATCACTGCTTTTGCCATTGAAGACAACAATTTATGGTTGAGGCATTTGCTGAATTTGATTGTTCAAGTTACCCTTGCCATCTATGTATTTTGGAAGTCCATTGATCAATACAGTTATCAACTTACAGCTCCAGGTATTTTTGTTTCTATTACTGGAATTATCAAGTATGGGGAAAGGACAATGGCCTTAATGTATGGGAACCTAACAAACATGAGTGGCATTCTTCAGAAAATGAAAAACACGAGTGATTCCAATACCACTGAGAATGTGGACGAGGTTCGAAGACTGGAGCAGGCTGATGATGTTGGCTATCTTGGTATTGTTTCTTTTGCTTTGATATCAGCCCCAGGTGTCCGAGAACTCTTTGCCGGACACACCTTGCACCAAATGGAAGTTGACCAAAGGGATGTACTGACATCTACAATTCATGAGGCCCACATGCCCAAGTTACTTGAGGTTGAACTTGACCTAATGTACGACGATATCTACACCAAGGCTCTGGTGATTCGTACAAAAAGCGGCATAATACTTCGATGTTTATCTCAAATTTCTATGGTAGTCGCTTTTGTGCTCTTCCTTGTAAGCAACCATCATGGGTACAGCAGGGCAGATGTTGCAATCACATATGTGTTATTTGCCGGAGCCTTTGTTCTGGAAGCTTGTGCAGCATTTATGTTACTGATGTCGCCATGGACTTGGTCATGGTTGAAGACCCGAAGGTTCTGTGGGCTCGCTCATTTATGCACAGCCCTCCTCTCCAGCAGTATTGCGCGGTCAGAGGGGAGGCCTCTGTGGTCAAATTCCATGGGGCAGTACAACTTTCTGAGCTATGTCGGTTGTGAGAAGTCGAGGCTGTCCAAGCTAGTGAAGAGGGTGGCGAGGATGACCGCAAGCCTAGTTGGCGCCAATGAAGGAAAGCTATTGTTGTGGCTGAGCAAGCTTTTGGACACTGAACATGTCGAGGTGGACAAGACGACAATGGAGTCTGTCATACAAACTGTCTATAAATCACATGGTGAAAGCACGATCAGTCTAGGGGATGCTCAACACTGGCCTAACATTGGCCCCTTCCTGAAAGGACTGCTGCCCGACTTTGGCGCCAGTCTAGGTTATGGCATTGTGTGCTTTCATCTATTTACAGAGGTACACCTACGTAACTACCAACTTACGAATAATGTTAGTCACTTGATAACCGCATGCCGCAATCTGTCCAACTACATGCTTTACCTTCTGGTGGCACGACCTGAAATGCTACCTGTCAGTGGCACCACCCGACCTACCCTAAAATTATTTCTAGACGACATCGCCAGAGAAAATTGGGACAGACAGAGCCTTGGAGTTGGAGACCAACTAGTACTGCACAGAGCCAGATTTCTTGTTCTGAAGAAGTTGGGTTTATCCTCTGAACCTGAGGCATGCAGAGAAACGTTGGAGGAGATATTGAGTGTTTGGACGAGGCTGCTTGTTTACTCTGCCGGCAAGTCGCGAGCGGCAGTGCATGCGTCGGGGCTGAGCACAGGAGGGGAGCTCATCACCTTTGCTTGGTTACTCATGGCGCACCACAAGCTTGGCGATGTTGGACAACGGAATGCCTTCCTCTTACCCGGAGCCGATTGACATATAGAATTGTTGTAGTATATACTTAGTGTacgaagtactccctccgttccaaattgtaggttgttttagcttttctagatttataaatattattatgtatttagatatacactatatctaagtgcatagaactagaaaagctaaaacgacctataatttgaaacggatgaaGTACTTTCTAATCTCTTGATTGATTTAGCTTGCAGTATAAGTTGCGGTAATGTATTATGTATGTTCAGAATAAGTACAACATATTTCAACAATATATTTAATATCTTGATTGATTCACCTTGCAGTATAAGTTTACATGTGTAATGATGTAACCCACAAGGGACCACGCTGTTTGCACCCAATAGATGCCGTGCGTAGATGATCTGTAGCGAGATCATATATAAACATATCTTGCTCCCGCAATCTTCATGCGTGAGCATGAAAAAAGCTGCCGCGAATTTTAATTCACTCGCAGAGAAAGATTAGGAAACCTCAGACATCTTTCTTTTTCCGACCGGAactaatcattcgggactaaaAGTCCCAACCTCTAGTCTATTTAGTCtaccgggactaaaaaatttTGCGCTAACATGCGCACGTTCCAAGTGACAAGTCACGTGAAATAATGAAACGAGCATTAGTCTCGATTGGGAAACCTTGTAGATCTCGCTTTTCCTAACTGGGACTAATCATTTGGGACTAAAagtctcgaccttagtccaccgggactaaagagtttTGCGCTAACACGCGCACGTCCCAAGTGAaaagtcacgcgaaatatgtgCGTGTGCGGTGcatgggattcaaacccacgacctcaaacttcgtgcgtagcttccttaccatctcacctacacagcataTCTGACTGAGTAGGGGATgtaatccttttgtagtaaccTGTGAGGTCctagttggtaataccaaccgagatTAAAGATGACGTGCTAAAGATGTCTCCACGGACTACGAAATTTGGACCTGGAACTAAAACCTCTTTGGTTCCAAGTCCAAAAATAACCAAGATTTTTTGTTGACgatggagattttttttttcttacaacAATAAAAATAGACTCGAATCATGCATAGCATATGGCTGTAAAAGATGCCATATATCGATATGGTTGCTTATTCTAACCAGCACCGACAATAGACAGCAGCTTTTTATTTCAAAAGAACTTGATAGGGACGCAGACTTACCCGTACACACTCACCTTTACGAGTGCAATCAACATATATTCTATCATATAAATTCCTACGAGAGATTGATCCGGTAGATCTTAAGATTAATTAATAAAGTTACAACATACACCTTGTTGCTAACTGGCTGCCTACCATTGAAATAATAATTAGCAATGGATACGAGCACCTAGGCTGAAATCTAAGCTCGTGACAATAAACATAGTTAATTTCGTGCATGGCATGCAAATACGAGGGGCTTTCAACTGCATAGGACGATCTTCCTTCTGCATGCGTGCACGAGCATTCAACGAGCTTGTTAACAAGGATAACATAgtctttcagtcccaagcaagttggatAGATTAGAGTTGAAACTCAACAACAATCACAAATTAGAGTTCAACCACATGAATAGTTATTTTCCAACCACTCCTATCCAGAgttaaatctttgggtatattccatcatttcaaatctccttttattgcctcttcccatatcaattttggtcttcctttgcctctcttcacatcagtgtcacgccttagggttccactacacACCGGTGCCTCCGAATGCCTCCGTTGGACATGCTCAAACCATCTCAGCCAGTGTTGGATAagtttttcttcaattggtgcaaCTCCAAACCTATCACATATATCCTCATTCtggactcgatcccttctcgtataATCACAAATCCAATgcaacatacgcatttccgcaacacttatctgTTGGACATGTTGTCTTTTTATAGGtcaacattctgcaccatacaacattgcaggtctaatcgccgtcctataaaatttgccttttagcttcaatggtaccctcttgttgtcatataaaattcctaATGCTTGGCGCCACTTCATCCATCCTGCTTTGATTCTATGGCGAATATCCTCATCAACATCCCCTGATGCTTGTacattgatcccaaatatcgaaAAGTATCTTTCCTGGGCACTACTTGGCCTTCCAAGctgacatctccctcctcatgtgtGTAGTGCcagtcacatctcatatatttAGTTTTAGTTCTCCTGAGTCTAAAACTTTTTGACTCTAGGGTCCCCCGCCACAACTCCAATTTTCTATTTACTCCTGCTtgactttcatcaactagcactacatcattCGCGAAGAGCATACACCAAGAGATATCCTCTTGTGTGTCCCTTGTgacctcatccatcaccaaggcaaatagataagggctcaaAAAGCTGACCCTTGATGCAGTCCTATTTTAGTCAGAAAGTCATCTGTGTCGCCATCATTTGTTCAAACTCTAGTTACAACATTTTTGTACATGTCCTTAATAAGTCCAACGTACTTCGTTGGGACTTTATGCTTGTCCAAAGCCCACCACATAACATTTCTTGGTATTTTGTCATACGTCTTCTCCAAGTCCATGAAAACCATGCAtatgtccttcttcttctccctatacCACTCTATAACtgtcttattaagaaaatagcttcTATGGTTGACCTTCCAGGTATAGAGACCCATGTTATCTTCTCAAACGATGCTCGAAGactctcccatagcttcatagtatggctcatcaacttaattcaaatttttttaGGTTTCATCTCCATTAGAATGGCTAGATTTAACGTTGGCTCGCCAAGCCTATCACAATCCTCCTCCTTTACCAGGGTTTAGGACGTGCTACGTTGAGAAAAGAGCTGCCGTGAATTCTAATTTTATATACAGTCACGACAATATGAATCCATCCTAATCATGCGTAAAAGACCCCATATATCCCTGCCTATTCTATCAAGCCTGACAATAGACATAAGTTTGTTTTTCTGAAAAAACATCATGGTACAGACACAAACTTTTCATGCAACACAAATGGTCCTATGTCTTTGAACGCCTCTAAAAGATTGAGCTGATAAATCCTTTATTGTTGACGGGAAGATCACCCTGGCCTACTATTAAAAGAATATATAATTAGCACTATATATACTAGCACCCATATAACTGATCTATACCCTTCCCTCGTCGGAAAAATCAAAATGCATATATAAACTATTTCTACTTTGCAATCCGAATGATGGAAATATTGCTCTAGAAAGTTCCACACCCGTGGAAACCAGCAAGTTCGGCAGGCTGGTTTTGACTTTTAGAAAcctaggagttgtatttttatACAGAATTAATAAGAGCTTCAACTCCTATATATTGAGGAAAGATCTTTCTGCCCGATATACATGAAGGACCACAGCCGAACAAACAACTATGTATTTATCCTTTTACTCCTAAAACCTAATCTTCTCTTCCAACTCCATGTTATTGGCCGTAGAGGGAGTCCTAAGCTTGCTAGTCGACCTAAAGGCTAGGGTCTATACCGGCTACATTCGTATTTGCTTGTTTGCTCGTAAACTATTTGTTGCTCATTTTATATAAGTACGTTAGTTAATTTTTGATGGCTTGCTCTAAAAATCTAATCGTCCTCCAACACGTAAGCATGGTAGTTATCCTCTTCGAGTGACCTCTTCGAGTGACCGATTCTAGCGAACACAAAGGAAACCGGTGTGACCCTGTTTAGAAACTGGCCTAGCTGCCTTTTGCATGCTAACAATGTTTTAGTGCTTTGGTGTGCGACCAGCTCTTAGTGATGTTCGGATGCTtaattttagaatattttttccCTTAACCATATCTCTATATGTTCACCCATAATTTGTATGTGAAACTATTGCAATTAAATTAGTTAAACCATGCCACAAATTGATTTATTGCTTTGGTGTGCGACCAGCTACGAGTGATGTTCTGGTGCTTAATTGTAGAATATTCTTTCCCGTATTGACCTTTTTTTTGCGAATAGACCATATTTTTATATGCTAACACATAATTTGTTTGTGAAACCGTACCAGTTCAAATTCTACGTCGAGAAGAATGTTCTAGTCTAAAATTTGTTTGTGAAACCATGCCACAAATTGAATTATCAAACCATTTTAACTATTTCAATCCAGTTAGTCCTTGTGACGCACCGGATACACTGCACTATCACAATTTCACTAGAAGTCACGAGTAAAATAAGATTATCAGATTATAGATACAACATTTATTAGGACATGAGAGCTACGCTAGTAAAGTGAGGTTTTTGTCCAACTCATATATAGCAGTGATCTAGGGGCACACCACACATGGTCAAGGTATCTAGGTACGTTCAGAACAAAACTTTTCTGCACCACGAATACAGAGGATGACATTCCACAGCGCAGATAGATTTCATAAGCATTTACAGATATATAGAAAAGTAAATTAATACAAACTTCGCCAACCGATGATCATCGCCAATGAATTTACAGCATAACTTGAGTTACTGGGTTGACAACAGATAACACAAAAGTCCAAGCACAAACCAGCTTGTTGGAGAGGTCTGTCCAATGAAATCCATTACTGTCTGTTCACGATCTCCCGGTAGACTAAATCGATAAATTCTTCGCTCTAGCAGAAACAATAAACAACTTCGTATCTTAGATGCAGGAATTAGTGTCAGTACAAGCAAACCAAGTTAAAGAGACAAGATGAATGCTCTACTTGATGTGCAATTATGCAAAGTCTATGGCGCAATGAGGTTCCAAGCACTAGCTTATCACCCATGTATAGTTATTGAAACTGAACCAGACTGACAGTTGTACTGGAAAACCAGCAAACCCAAGACTAGTGGCTCGGTTCCTGTCACAGACCATTCATGCAACCAACCTGCTAAAAACGAATAAACGGTCCAGTTTTAAATCATTTAATGAAACCGTTCAACCAGGCAGCTTCCTTTCAACATGGGTTTGGGTGCCCATGTACCCTACTGTCGGTGGGAGGATGCTGACAGTACCTCCCTGCTGCCGCACTCCCTTACGTCTCAGGGCTCTTTATCCCTAAGATCTCTTTTGTTTATCTTCTCTTCCCCCAAAAGAAACAATGCAACCGACCCACCAAATCAACAAATATGCGTAGTTAGCATGGTTTGTAGCTTGGCCCAGACACTTTTATAGCAAACTGGATTTCCAGTTTGGCAGGTCAAAGCCTTCAAGCGTCACTTGAGCCACAGTGAGGGCCTACACAGTGGCCAAGCAGCAATTGCTGCTAGTCATTACGACCAGTATGCCCTGTCAGGGCCTCAGGGGGGTGGAATAGCAGCACTGGTACATGGTCTTGATTAGATTGGCCAGCGAAGTGTGAAATAGTGCATAAAAGATTTGCTTCCTTCCAGTATGTTCAATAATCTACCTTTCTGGATGATGGAACTTTTACCCATTCTTTTGGCTTATTCATGCTCAAAGGCA from Setaria italica strain Yugu1 chromosome II, Setaria_italica_v2.0, whole genome shotgun sequence encodes the following:
- the LOC105913839 gene encoding uncharacterized protein LOC105913839, with the protein product MQSIKKLWNEWEIQFLVLLSFTLQTFLFFSGSLRRRSKNMLLNFIIWTAYLGADLVAVYALGFLSRHEDTTTGSGTLRGVHQLAFFWAPFLLIHLGGQDTITAFAIEDNNLWLRHLLNLIVQVTLAIYVFWKSIDQYSYQLTAPGIFVSITGIIKYGERTMALMYGNLTNMSGILQKMKNTSDSNTTENVDEVRRLEQADDVGYLGIVSFALISAPGVRELFAGHTLHQMEVDQRDVLTSTIHEAHMPKLLEVELDLMYDDIYTKALVIRTKSGIILRCLSQISMVVAFVLFLVSNHHGYSRADVAITYVLFAGAFVLEACAAFMLLMSPWTWSWLKTRRFCGLAHLCTALLSSSIARSEGRPLWSNSMGQYNFLSYVGCEKSRLSKLVKRVARMTASLVGANEGKLLLWLSKLLDTEHVEVDKTTMESVIQTVYKSHGESTISLGDAQHWPNIGPFLKGLLPDFGASLGYGIVCFHLFTEVHLRNYQLTNNVSHLITACRNLSNYMLYLLVARPEMLPVSGTTRPTLKLFLDDIARENWDRQSLGVGDQLVLHRARFLVLKKLGLSSEPEACRETLEEILSVWTRLLVYSAGKSRAAVHASGLSTGGELITFAWLLMAHHKLGDVGQRNAFLLPGAD